CAAGGTCATTTTTGTGTTCTGTTCTTTACCTTTTTTCCATTAAACCTAAGCCCTATTTCTTTCCAGTCCACTTGAGGCAGTGGACCCTCCTACCCTCCTgattggcttcttttttttttttttccccctttgtgtAAAAGTAGAAGTCCAGCAGGGCCTCCGTAGCCTTTATCCATTATGATATAAGtagtgagaaaaaaatcacagactgCACAATATAGTTACACTGGGCTTTTGTCTTTGCTCCTGCACACTAGtcgtgtgaccatgggcaagttacttcatcgctcttctgagcctcagtttctccatcacaATATTAACTATGTTATGAATTGCTGTGAAAATCAATATAAATCTCTTAGcatagagcctggcacagagtgcaTCTACTTttgttttatctatctatctatctatctatacacagagggagagagaactattttgggggaaaatattttatgagagACTTGTAACAAGGTATTAACAGTGGGTAACTCAGAGCAGATGGGATATTTTGcctgtatatttttcttctgatctTTCTATAATGagcttgaattatttttatagtaagaaaaacataaagagtACAGCTAATAGATTAAATTTGATAATGCTGATGTACAAATCCCCACCTTGCACAGTTGGCTTGAGAACTGGCCCGCCGTCTGGagcacagcaggtgctcagtaaggaGCAGCTGTGGTGACAACTAGGGatagggaattagagctgcacaACAGCAGTAAAGCAGGCAGAAGTCCCCGGAGGCCTTGGGATGATTTCCCCATttcataggtgaggaaactgaggctcaaagggcCAGGGAGGTGACAGGGCCTCCGCCTGCCATCTCCAGGATGGAGAAGAGGGAGTATGCGATGGAGATCGGAGGTGCCATCTACTTCACCATCTTCATCACCATCGGTGCCTTCATTGGCATTAACCTGTTCGTTGTGGTGGTGACCACCAACCTGGAGCAAATGATGAAGGCAGAAGAGCAGGGGCAGCAGCATCAAATAACCTTCAGTGAGGTGTGTGGGCACggaaggcagagggaggagaggggcaTGTGTGTGAGTGCCAACAGCACACGCGtacgtgcctgtgtgtgtgcacactcgAGGGCCTGGAGGCAGCAGCCCCACCTGGAGTGCCCACTCACCAATTGGGGCTTCTGAGGGGTGTGGATCTTCTAGATGTTATATTTCTATGGCAACTCACCACTGAACAGCTGGGTGACCTTAAGACATTGAACCaatctaagcctcaatttcttcttccataaaatgggaataataatagttctTACACCATAAGGCTATTATGAGGATTATATGGGTAAATGAACAGGGCTTGGTACGTAGTAAGCACTCCATTAATGTTTGCTACAGTATTATGCATTCAAGGGTAGAGCTTCCATAAGGTTGGAGAAGGGAGGGGGTACTTCTGAAAGGGCTGAGGGCTGGGGCTGTGACTACAGGGTAGGTAGGGTAGGGCTTTAGAACTTTGCTGGGTAGGATTTATCAAGGGTGAAATCTGGGCTGGGGCTAAGTTTTAAAAAGGGGTGAGAATTTCCAAAGAGATGGGGAAGGGCCTATGCGTTTGAGGTTGAGCTGCCAAAGCAAGGTAGGGAGGCTAAGACTGGTTGGAGCTATAATGAGGGGCATTAGAACCCTGGTGTCCTAAGCCTCATCCTACCTGAAGCCAAACAGAAAGGGACTGGGAAAGGGGATGCCTGAGCTGTCTGTCCCCTCCCCGTTCATTCCCTGCTCCCCAGACAGGCGTAGAGGAGAAAGACGACAGTAACGAGCTGTCACTGGTGCACTGTGCAGTCGTCCGCTTGGAGAAATCTGGTCACCCCCAGGAACCGCTTGTGGGGGGTCCACTGTCGAACCTCTCGGAAAACACGTGCGACAACTTTTGCTTGGTGCTCGAGGCAATACAGGAGAACTTGATGCAGTACAAGGAGATCCGAGATGAGCTCAACACGTAGGGGGGGTACTGGGGGTACCCCCACGTCCCGTGAGTCAGGGCTGGGCGGTGCCTCAGCTTCTTCTGGCCTCACGTCCTCACCATTTTGTAATGCAGACCCTGGGGCCCAGAagggttaaatgacttgctcaggGTCCTCCTCCTGTGGAGGAGCTGGACTCCAGACCTCCGGGTTCCTCCCATCTCACACGAGGGCACAACTCGGCCTGGGCCTCTGTCAGGGCTGCAGGGAAGGGCGAAGTGGGGGTGGTGGGCgccagggaagaggtgggagggcTGCCCCTCCCCCACGGCCCGTGGAAGGCACTCACCACTCTGCCCCCAGCGTCGTGGAAGAGGTGCGCTCCATCCGCTTCAACCAGGAGCAGGAGAAGGAGCTGATGCAAAAGCGCGTGTCGGTGAGCCTGTCATTAGAGAACGGGTCCTCCCTGGACATCCGCGAGATGACTAACCAGCAAGACTTGTTCACTGCGCTCGTTAACATGGAAAAGGTGCGTCTTCCCTCTCCTACCCGATCAGTCCTCACCGTGCCACTCCCAGCCCAGCCACTGACCCACTTGTCAAGGTTTCCGTCTATTCCAAGAACGTCGCGGCCAGATCCGGTGAGGTTCCCCGCTTTCCTTCTCGGACAGGCCACGCCCCCTGCCGTCAGGCTCCGCCCTTCAAGCCAGTTTCGTCTCTGGAGCCTTCAAACCTACCTCCACTTAGTGTGGCTTGAGCCAGCTCTGTTCCTGTTTAGTGGAAGATAATGGGGCCCACTGTGGGCAAAGACCCCTGGATGCTCTCTAGGGTGCATAAAAGCAGCCTCCTCCTGAGGCTTCCCTCAGGAGCTGCGGGGGAGAAATAGGCACACACCCCtgttatttagtttttctctgcCTCCCACACCACCTGACCAGGATAGAAGGACCTTGTGAATGTACACAGCCTGGGATCCCAAGCTCAGAGGGGGTACCAGGCAGGCTCCAGTTAGACCTGTGAAGGACTTCTCTGGGAGGCCCAGATGCGGCAGCTGTTGAGGCTGGAGGAGGGATGTAAGGGAGAGCCTGCCATGTCAGGGCAGGGGGATTGACAAGAAGGCCTCTTGGTTTGCAGGTTCATGATTCTAACACAAATATACTCCTTAACAAACACAAGAGCAGCCGCTGAGAGGCAGGAAGGGAGCCGTGGGAGCACAAACACCCAGTGCTGCATCTTCCTGCATTCCTGGCATGGCTTGGCACATCCTGGCCCAAGCTCATCCTCTCCCTTACACCCGGGCAGAGGCCAGGGGCTGTGAGAGTAGCAGCAGCTGCAGGGCTTGTGCCTGTGAGCCCCAGGTCCAGAGGAGCCAGGCTGGAGAAGGATGCTGGATGAGAGTGGGAGCCCTAGCAGCAAGGACAAGCACAGAAGAGGGGTGCTGGCCAACGTAGCCAGGGTTTGGTCAAAGGGTGGCTATCCCTGGCCCCCTGCTCTAGCCCAGAGCTGAGTGGGGCCTGAGTGGGCCCAAGCACCAAGAAGAGAAAGGTGAGGCCACTGGGGCCGGCATCTGTGTATTGATAATAAAGTTTTGTGTTGGAATCAGTGTGTCTGACTGGTGGATCTCCAGCCTCTTAGGGTGCTTGCCCCAGGTCTCATGGGGAAGACAAATCTTGCCCCTCAAAAGCCTGTTTGTCTGATGAGAGAGTCACAGACTGCCTTCAAGAGCTTCCAGTCTAATGGGAGAGAGAATCTGCATCCCTAAAAACTTCTGACTTAATAATAGAGATATAATCTTAAGTTTGGGGGAGGAGAGTCCGGTCCTCATGGCTGGGAGCCCCTGTCTTATAAAGGAGCAGCCCTACCCTTTCTCTCCCTGTCTGAAGGTCGAGACTGGCCCTCACTCTGAGGAGTGCTAGCCTTGCGGGGTCACCTTGTTCAAAAGCAGTTCAGCTGAGGGCAGTGGAGTTTGACTGGTTGAAGTGTGGGTTCTGGCAGGCTTCCCGGAGAAGAGCACCGAAGCTTGCTGGAAGAAAGCAGGAGGACTGTGTAGGTCAGGTGAATGAAGTCTGGTGGGAACTTGGGACCTGTGAAACCTATTTGGGACCTTCCTCAAAGGCCATTGAGAATGTCAGTAGCTTCCTGAGGTAGGCAGCGGAAAGAGTCTGAGAAAACTCTGCATTCGTGGCAATAGGAAGAGTTGCCCTGGAGGACAGGAGACCTGGATTCTAATCCTCAGGTGAATCACTGGGCCTCATTTTCCCATGTGTGCAATGGTCAGCTCTTAGCCCAGGAGGTGAGAAACCAATGGCATCAACCATGTCCCTGAGACTCAGATTCCTTGGTGCTGGGTCGGAGGAAGGCTGGAAGGCCCAGAGTTCTGCCCTGCTGTTCAGCAGAGGTTAACAATTAGGGCCCTTGGGTATATTCACCAATTGGAATGGGAGTCCCCAGAGGCCCACTGATTGCAGCTGATGGGAAActccatcccccatccccctcccatCAGTGTTGAATCCAGCCCTGAAAAAACCCCTGGGCTTGCTGGGAGGGAGTCTGGACAGCTGGGAATGGGTGGGGCAGGAAGATGAGAGGTGGTATCAGCGCCAGCCAGTGTGCTTCACAGTCTTGGAGCCACTGTCTGTTTCCCTATTTGGGCCAGGACTCCTTTCAGCACCCTCCAGACCATCCACCAGCACAGCCATGGGCAGCCAGTGGcttttgctgctgttgctgctgcttatTGGGGACGGAGCCCTCAACCTGCCTGGTGAGTATCCACTTACATCCTTTCCATCCATCCTTTTCTGGGGGCTCTCACAGCCCCTCTTCTGGCTGGCCAGAGGGGGGAAGAAGCTGGCAGAAGACCAGGTATTGTCTCCAGAAAGATCTAATAATGTGAGCACAGCTATCCACTACCCCCCAAATTGTCTGCAAAGCTTGGGGTATCAGTGACTTTGGAGGCAGGAGCCTCTGTGGGGCTTCTGGCCTTGCCCATCCATCTAGTCCAGGATgctctttgtctgtctgtccacTCCTTTCATTTTGTCATCTCATCTGTCTCCCCCTTTTTATCTGCCTTTCTCATTTGGGCCAGGCCAATAGCTTGGAGTTTGAGCACGTTAGTTCCCTACAAAGCTGGCCCAGAACTGAGGTCCCAGTAGGTCTGACCCCTACTGCTTTCCATAACTTTTGCCAGGGACAGGAGCATCCTTGACAAAGCATCCAGGAAacagatgcctttttttttttttttttaaagatgaccagtaatgggatcttaacccttggcttggtgttgtcagccccacactcagccagtgagctaattggccatccctatataggatccgaacccatggccttggtgttatcagcaccacactctcccgagtgagccacgggttggcccAACAGATGTCAATTTGGTGAGAGGAGCAGAAGGGTATAATCATTACCAGTAGCAGGTTCTACtcattgagcacctacaatgtggtaagcactgtgctaagtgcttcacatgcattatctcatttaatcctcatgactgggctggccggtcagctcagttggttagagcatagtgttataacaccaaggtcaagggttcagatccccatacctgccaaccaccaccacacacacacaaaatcctcaTGACCATCAGAGAAGTAAGTGCtattatcattcctattttatagtgaggaaactgaggctcagagacatgtGGTGTTTTCCACATCCCCTATGTCCCCATGCAGGATATGTCCTGTATCACAGAATCACAGAGCTACAATTCTATCCCAGGTCTGACTTCTGAGTCCAGATCACACTCTATTGCTTCTCAAAAGAACTgatggggggccggcccgtggctcactcggtagagtgcggtgctgataacaccaaggccacaggttcggatcctatatagggatggccggtttgctcactggctgagcgtgatgctgacaacaccaagccaagggttgagatccccttaccggtcatcttttttttaaaaaaaaaaaaaaaaaaaaaagaactgatggGGAGGCAGAAAACCTCAGTATCACAAAGATATCAATTCTCATGAAATCTGTAATTCCGGTAAACTTCCACTCACAATCCCAACAGGTTATTTGTAGAActtgataagctgattctaatATATGTCAGGAAGAATGAAAGGCCAACAATATCCAAGATAATTTTGAAGAGCAAGATGGGAGAATTCACCTACCAAATATTGAGATTTACTATAAAGTAACAGAGAATGTAGTGTTGGTACAGAGACAGACAAGTGATCTGATGGAATGACAGAGAGAGCATGAAAATCAGTTGGGGAAAATAATGACAGGTGGCATAACaaatcagtggggaaaggatggaCTTTTCCATAACAGGGCAGGGACAACTGGTTAACCACATGTAAAAAATGGAGAGTCAGACCCAGTGGAAACATTTCTCCCTGCAAATAAAAACCTGAGGCCCCTGTAGCAAGACATCTATTCATGTCAGCCTGGACTTTTGTTGCAATTGGACCCACAGATCACCAGAGATTAGAGGGCTCCTCAGATATGGAGTCTCTCACTGTGCTCAGGGGAATatggagacccaggaagaggtGAGgccttccccaaggtcacacagcaagttagttATAGAGCCAGGTCGAAAGCCTAGGTCCCCACTCTTTCCAAGCATCCTGGCTAGCTCCCCTGCACTATTGTGACCCCTTAGGTCTGCACAGCACTAGAAGAAAGTGGGATATGGATGGGGCAGGTGCCAGGTGAGGGCGGGTTGGGAACAATGGTCACTGCCTCTTCGGAATTAGGTGGTGGGAAGGATGAGCCTGTCACCTGGGCTGGGTCACCTCCAGTTTTGTATATTAGCCCTTTGACAATTGTTAAGGGTACAGTGACTGGGACTCAGGTGATGAACCTATCTCTGCCCATTGcccaggggaaagaggaaggttTCCAAGGCATCTAGCTCAGCATAGCTGACTTGGGCCTTTCTTTCTAGAGAGTGTGGCTGGCTCAGCCATGAGAATGAAGCTATGTTTTTGTGAGACAGTACAGTGTGGTAGGGAAGACATTGGGCTCTGGGATCTGATGCACTCGGCTTTGAATACAGTGCCACCACTatctggctgtgtgacctcaacAGATGTCTTCACctgtctgagtctcagtttcttcctctgataaatggaaataatagtcCTTACCtcaggttggttttttttttttttttttttttgtctttttcgtgaccagcactcagccagtgagtgcaccggccattcctatataggatccgaacccgcggcgggagcgtcactgcgctcccagcgccgcactctcccgagtgcgccacgggcttggcccctcaGGTTGGTTTTGAGGATTCAATGCACCAATGCTTGTGCAGTAGAGCAGCACCTTACCTGGACAAGGTGAAAATTAAATGATGCCATAATAATCCTTTACTGCTATCACACTAAATGAAACACCTGGCTTGTGATTAGGGGTCacattgcacacacacacaaaacttatatcttttttttttttttttttttaaagatgaccagtaaggggatcttaacccttgacttggtgttgtcagcaccacactcagccagtgagcgaactggccatccgtatatgggattcaaacccggggccttggtgttatcagcaccacactctcccaagtgagccacgggctggccccaaaacTTATATCTTTAAACACTAGAATCACATTTAATGCAGTTGAATGCTAACATGAAACAAGGCATTAAGAAACCAAACACCAAATGATTTAACAGGTTTCCATCTTTTGCTAATTCTCTGTGTGTCTAGAGTAGTCATTGAGTGGAATGAGACATAGTCACCGGCACAAGTTATATTCTCTCCCCCTGGCATGCATCAGTTGAAATCTATTAGCACGGAGCTGACACATAAATGGATGGGAGCTGGTAATAATGTAGTTGatgttgatattatttttattgaatctcCCAATAAGGATACTTGGCAAACCAGAATATTTGAGAAGAACTCTGTTTTGTAGAAGGAAGAGGTAGATTAGggatttttttgttggtttttttataGGCAGTGTTATAATCTGGGGGGGCTGCATCAGATACAACATCCTCCACAAAAGACTCTGTGACTAAGGAAACTATATTGTGTTCATCTACAACTTCAGCTCTGTCAAACAATGGGAGAGACAACGCCCCTGAAGCTGCACTTAGCTTACCAACAACCAGAAGGAAATCAACGTCTGAATCCCAGGAGCATACAACATCAGCTACTCCTCCAACTTTACCACTAACCAGCACTTCTACTGGGTCCACTGAGCAGACAACCCCAAAACATAGGACTCAGGAAGAGAACTTAAATACAACTATCATCACAACCTTCAAGGGTACAACACTGTCAAATACTATCATGGCTTCTACGTGGAAGGACCAGGGAGGGACATCCAGAACCATAGACTTATCCAGCGTGGCCACTTCAGCTGAGACCCCAAAACAGAATCAGATAACTTTAATTACAGACCCATCAGCATCAAACACCATAGTCAATGGAATGGAGTCATCAGTGTCCACTGACTCTGAGAAATCAGCCACAATCACAGCTCCAACAGCATTAAATGCACCAGGTGATGACCTTATATCACTTGGGTCCATGACAGCCATTGTCTCTGAGAAGTCAGCTATAATTACATCCCTGACGACATCAAACAAAATGACTGATGTGAAAGAATCTTTACCTATGACAACCGGTGCAGTTACTCACATCACTTCGCTAACTACGACCTCTCTAGGGACAACTGTTCTTGGAACAACCATGCCTGGGAGTCAGGAAGGAGAAATCACAGCTGCATCCCCAACCCCAACAACAGCCCCCACAATGAGCAAGCTGTCTACAACACATCATAACACAGCCCCACAGGCACCTTCCCATCCAGCAGAATCAGCTTCCAGTGTTGGCACTGCTACGTGCCAGTCACCTGAAACAACAGCTGCTCATTCCAAAGCCTTTAACCCCAGCTTCCCAGGAACAACAAAATCCTCTGCTATGACTGGGGACAGTCAAGCTTCCCCTAAACACACCCAGAGCAGTGATCCCGGAGCTGGAGCCTGTGCTTTGGATGAGTATCCAGTCATTCAGGGAGTTTGTATGTGCAATGAGAGCTACTACACCCATTCAGGTAAGTCTGACAACCTCATGTGAATAAACTGAAGAGGAGGCGGGAGTCAGAGTGGACATTATAACTCTGAGAAGGCCCAGAGCAACACTGTGTTCAAAGGGAGGACCGGTGAGGTTTGGTAAGACATTGGCATCTAATGAGTCTTTCTGGGTAGAGGTGATTTCAGTGGATGGGCAGGTGGCTGGCCATATGAGGTAGAACGGACCATTTATGAACCCCTAGGACTAGTCCCCAAGACTCCAGGTAGGCCAGAGATTAAATCTTCCTGGGAGAAGTTGATGATCTACCAAAGACCAGGGCTGTAGTCCCAGTAGCGGCCTGGAGAGCTAGGCAGGGAAACTGAAGCAAAAGTCTGGTTGTTGGGACAAGTCATTGTGACAGATATTACAGAAAGTGTGGGTTCACAGGGCCTCCCCCAGGCAGTGCAACAAACTCCCGGGCCCACCCTCTGATAGGGCTGAAGCTGGGTCCAAAGTACCAAAAAGATGTTTGGGTAATGTCCCCCAAACATATGTTCTTTGCAGGCAAAATAATTCTAACCccacaaaacatttaaatttaacaaaattggGGCTAGTCGGTTAGCTGAGatgattagagtgcagtgttataacaccaaggtccagggttgggatctccataccagccagctgccaaaaacaaaaacaaaacaaataaacaaacaaatttaacAGAATTATCGTTTTTCCTAAAATgactctgctttttaaaaaaatattaaattccttcaaaaaatatttctttggcaTTCTTGCTTTGGTCTATTGGGTAATCTTGCCTTGGGAAGAGGCTTTTATTGAATGTAAAACTAGCAGTGCTTAACTTATGGGtcagtattttccaaaatgtattttgCAGGACACCAGTGCTACAGGATTTCAACAGACAGTGCACTAAGAAGAGGTCCTATTGTCAAATGTATTTGGGGAACAATGGATTAAACAAACCTGTTTCTTGACTGCAGGACGTTTCAGAACCTTCAATACTCTCTTGTTCACTGGGACTTCCTTATAGCAGATTAGAGAATGCATTTCCCAAGGGTGTTTGTCCCCAGAGCCCTCATTCTGAGGAATGTTCCGGCAGCACCTTGGAATACTCTGTTGCATAGGAGGGGGGTTAAGCTGGGCTGGGCAAGGTAGAAGTGACCAGGTGGTTCACTTCTAACCCAGGTGGTTTTTAGTCAAACCCCAAGTGCGTGCTGGCTCTTTAGAGGGTTGTCACCATCTCAACAGACTCTCTTGGTAAGATCAGGGTTAGGTACCAAAGTGTACAGCACTGCATGTGTCCCTCCACAGAGAATATAAATAGATCATTGTGTTTTCATGCATTGAGAATGAGACAGCTTTTGtttcagtgttaatttttttttccctgtgggcAAGAACACGGACTCTACACAATAGACTGACTGGGTTTGAACTATGACTCATTTTCTCCTGATAGGGATAATAAAGTGCATTTACACCATAGCATTAGTGTGAGTGCTAGCTATTATTAATGTTCTCATTTGGCACTCTGCATCACAATACAAGTGGTCCCTGACTCAGGATGGTTCGATTTATGATCTTTACTTTATGATGAGTTTGttggggtattaaatgcatttttgacttacaatattttctaCTTAGGATGGGtatatcaggatgtaacccccaCCATAAGTCAGGGAGCATCTGTACACAGCCAGCcgtctgtatctgtgggttccacatccatggattcaaccaaccccacattgaaaatatttggaaaaaaaattgcatctgtactgaacacataacaaactttttcttcttGTCATTATTATATACCCTAAACTATACAGtaaaacaactatttacatagcatttacattgtattagatactATCAGTCATCTAGAGATGATtcaaagtatatgggaggatgtgcataggttatatcgAAATAATgaaccattttatatcagggacttaagtatctgtggattttggtatctgcatgAGATCCTGAAATCAATTCCTCATGGATACAGAGGGACTACCATACAATCAACTGTAACAGCAGAAAATTATGTGACTGAAGCTCCCCCGCCCTACCCCAACACATATTGATTGGTACAAAGCACCTGCTCTTAAATTGCAGACCATTCCTCTGACCAAAATAGAAACAGTGATACCATCAGAAaggtgattaaaaaaagaaacagtgagattaaacaaaaaaaatctttaaattcaaagtaataaaataaatccagaaaTGTTTTACACTAGTATCTCcattgtattttgctttttactttcactttttctattttttgatttttattttaacatttacttgtacctGTGTGTGGGGTACAGTgagttgtttcaatacgtgcatatactgcacaatgattcacttagcaTACATGGCACAGTTTCGcacccgttagtccaccacttctcctccccacacccctctcctcctggcctctggtaaccattattctgctctctacttctgtgagaaccactttttttcccccttagattccacatatgagtgagatcatgcagtatctgtctttctgtgcttgacttacttcacttaacatgatagtttccagtttcatccatgttgctgcaagtcaTAGGATATCACTTCTTTTTGCAACtgaaaagtattccattgtgtatatataccataggttttttaaatccattcctCCACtaatgggcatttagattgtttccatctcttggctactgtgaatagtgcttcgatgaacatgggtgtgcaggtgaTATATCCTTTTGATATATCAATTtcgtttcctttgggtatatacccaagaatgGGACAGATGGTCATaaggtagctctatttttagttctctgaggaacttaaatactgttttccacaatggctgtaccaattttcATTTCCACctgcaatgtaggagagttccctcttctccacatcttggccagcatttgttattttctgtcttgtagGTAATAACCATTTTGACTGGGGTaggatgatatctcactgtggttttaatttgtgtttccctcatgattagtgatgttgagcattttttcatgtgcttgttgaccatttgtatgtcttcttttgagaaatgtctgttcaggtcctttgtccattttttagttggattatttgggtttttgctgttgagttgtttgagttccttatatattctggatattatccccttgtctgatgtgtggttggcaaacactttctcccatgctgtaggtggtctcttcattttgttgatagtgtcctttgctgtgcagaagcttttcagtttgatgtagtccctttcatgtatttttgctttagttgcctgtgcctttagtcttgctcaaaaaagcactgcccactcccttTTTGTGTAGTGTTccctctatattttcttctagtagtttcatagtttggggtcttaaatttagattaggtctttagtccattttgagttgatttttgtgtatggtaagggacaggggtctagtttcaatcttctgcatgtggatatccagttttctcagcaccatttattgaagaggctgtctttccccactgtatgttcttggcagctttgtcaaaaatcagttggttgtaagttcATGGACTTATTtatgggctctctgttctgttccactggtctatttgttcatttttatgtcagtaccatgctgttttggttactatagctttatagtatattttgaagtcaggaagtgtgatgcctccaactttgttctttttgttcaagattgctttaccTACatggatcttttgtggttccacacaaattttaatcatttctttctatttctataaagaatgtcattggtattttgatagggattgcactgaatgtgcagattgctttgggtaatatagacattttgatgatgttaactcttccaacccaagaacatgggttcttgggttggaagaattattatttttccatttatttgtatcctcttcaatttttctcgccaatgttttatagttttcattgtagaggtctttcacctcctttgtcaAATTtcctcctaggtatttcatttctttggtagctattgtgaatgggattactttatttcttcttcagctatttcattattggcatatcaGAAGGCTATTgatctttgtgtgttgatttcatatcctaccactatactgaattcatttattagttctagcaatttttggtggagtctttagtgttttctatgtatatgatcatatcAACTGCAAATAGGTATAGGGTGACTTCcttctttattgctttttttgtcctattgcactggctagaacttccagtactatgttgaataagagtggggaaagtgggtatccttgtcttgtcccagatcttagaagaaaagcctccaattttgggggctgacccatggctcactcaggagagtgtggtcctgataacaccaaggccatgggttcagatcctatatagggatggccagttcgctcactggctgagcgtggtactgacaacaccaagccaagggttaagatccccttactggtcatctttttttaaaaaaagaaagaaaag
The sequence above is drawn from the Cynocephalus volans isolate mCynVol1 chromosome 8, mCynVol1.pri, whole genome shotgun sequence genome and encodes:
- the CEP85 gene encoding centrosomal protein of 85 kDa isoform X3 translates to MGSQWLLLLLLLLIGDGALNLPALSNNGRDNAPEAALSLPTTRRKSTSESQEHTTSATPPTLPLTSTSTGSTEQTTPKHRTQEENLNTTIITTFKGTTLSNTIMASTWKDQGGTSRTIDLSSVATSAETPKQNQITLITDPSASNTIVNGMESSVSTDSEKSATITAPTALNAPGDDLISLGSMTAIVSEKSAIITSLTTSNKMTDVKESLPMTTGAVTHITSLTTTSLGTTVLGTTMPGSQEGEITAASPTPTTAPTMSKLSTTHHNTAPQAPSHPAESASSVGTATCQSPETTAAHSKAFNPSFPGTTKSSAMTGDSQASPKHTQSSDPGAGACALDEYPVIQGVCMCNESYYTHSELSRVLVTLHCWPQNIEVVLNSYFLETRHWVLMEGTFSGCSSISKIEQGRRVHVFMMEKKEGTCGLHLSTNNTHALYSLEVQLLQVSPNFTNIDSTMLSFSCTYPLVVNVSHTQPYPVVSFPHRTIHIPGAGDIIVILGIFTDPQLSTPLEDRTAPLGIPLYVVLRATSSDPDRFALVATEVFASTNISKTGSVKATHHFVNNSCPVSNRLLQGLRANRVSLEVTLAFTLFRFLTSDTLYLHGRVTLCDKRAGRPCQPVSGQPSGVLSSRGSLARQAAPG